From the genome of Impatiens glandulifera chromosome 9, dImpGla2.1, whole genome shotgun sequence, one region includes:
- the LOC124916301 gene encoding nuclear transport factor 2: MAVAWLVSAQFVANAFVEQYYKLLHQSPALVHKFYQDNSMLGRPGEDGSMIITSTMEAINAKILSLNYGDFSTEIKSFSAQESYYGGVHVLVTGFLIGKDNSSQSFTQTFFLAPHEKGYYVLNDMFYYVEKSTYSSNGSHASYSDAESLLDQERNSSQVDGNPVSTRALPSTEVTSESEGIPFDIGKVTFEEDKEEGLDPETAVDESMVDVESDSTIEEDLIKSYAADVKSDDSVVVVESVSIIEEDPKKSYAADVKSDDSAMVVEPISRIVEDSKKSYAAIVMDRKESVTMSSHLLNPGRPLASEAQSNASGINKKEEEGSDRSYSIYVKGLPLTTTTTILEGVFKDFGPIKSGGIQIIRNKLQQQGFCFGFVEFEVPDAVEKALQASPIIIGGRRVYVEEKRSNHSGATYRGHFPGGSFRDEKCKYNNNRNEFGNNKRGYGDQRTEHNYGRMNRNHQVFVVRKKSATA; this comes from the exons ATGGCGGTAGCTTGGCTAGTTTCTGCTCAATTT GTTGCCAATGCTTTCGTTGAACAGTACTACAAATTACTTCACCAATCGCCTGCCCTTGTTCATAAATTTTATCAGGACAACAGCATGCTCGGTCGTCCCGGCGAAGACGGCTCCATGATCATCACTTCAACCATGGAG GCTATTAATGCGAAGATACTCTCCTTGAACTACGGTGATTTCAGTACAGAAATTAAGTCTTTCTCTGCACAAGAATCTTACTATGGAGGAGTTCACGTACTTGTAACTGGATTTCTGATTGGGAAGGATAACAGCTCCCAATCATTTACTCAAACTTTCTTTCTTGCTCCGCATGAAAAAGGATACTATGTACTGAATGACATGTTCTATTACGTGGAGAAATCGACTTATTCTTCTAATGGATCTCATGCTTCCTATAGTGACGCTGAGTCTCTTCTGGATCAAGAACGAA aTTCTTCTCAGGTGGATGGAAACCCCGTGTCTACGCGAGCTCTCCCATCAACAGAGGTTACCAGTGAATCAGAAGGAATTCCATTTGACATCGGAAAAGTTACATTTGAGGAAGACAAGGAGGAGGGGTTAGATCCCGAAACAGCTGTTGATGAATCAATGGTGGATGTTGAATCTGACTCCACAATTGAGGAAGATCTAATAAAGTCTTATGCTGCCGATGTAAAATCTGATGATTCAGTGGTGGTTGTTGAGTCTGTCTCCATAATTGAGGAAGATCCAAAGAAGTCTTATGCTGCAGATGTAAAATCTGATGATTCAGCAATGGTGGTTGAGCCTATCTCCAGAATTGTGGAAGATTCAAAGAAGTCTTATGCTGCCATT GTCATGGATAGGAAGGAGAGTGTTACTATGTCCTCTCATTTGCTTAATCCTGGAAGACCTCTGGCTTCTGAAGCTCAATCCAATGCTTCTGGGATTAATAAAAAAGAGGAAGAAG GGTCGGATCGAAGTTACTCAATCTATGTAAAAGGTCTGCCTCTAACTACAACAACAACCATTCTTGAGGGTGTGTTCAAGGATTTCGGACCCATTAAGAGTGGTGGCATTCAAATAATCAGAAATAAA TTGCAGCAGCAAGGATTTTGTTTTGGATTTGTGGAGTTTGAGGTGCCTGATGCAGTGGAAAAAGCACTTCAG GCATCACCAATTATTATTGGCGGTCGTAGAGTCTATGTGGAGGAGAAGAGGTCTAACCATTCAGGAG CAACATACAGGGGGCATTTTCCAGGTGGAAGCTTCAGGGATGAAAAATGCAAATACAACAATAATAGAAATGAATTTGGTAACAACAAACGAGGATATGGAGATCAAAGGACGGAGCATAATTATGGTCGCATGAACCGTAACCACCAAGTGTTTGTTGTCAGAAAGAAGTCTGCTACTGCTTGA
- the LOC124914833 gene encoding GTP cyclohydrolase 1: MSFSMCAIRMEALSLGTAASDEGHFHVDLRDNNNNAEEECADNSNLEEEGGLEETESIAIQKAVKVLLQGLGEDVTREGLRKTPLRVAKALLEGTRGYTQKVKDIVQDALFPEAGIERGIGNAGGSGGLVIVRDLHLFSYCASCLLPFHVKCHVGYIPSYNRVLGLSKLSRVADVFAKRLQNPQRLADQVCYALNDGISPSGVAVLLQCSHVHFPFYNENADDHKGWVYQQAISGSGIFGNENADIWGDFLSLLKFRGVVVNLDKRRKITTRIGDNWCPSHPKIGPIDSTMTMAVDSILRALGEDPTREELLGTPARFVKWLTNFKTYNVEMKLENGVVNGSSNNSTNCDELGVCSELNIPFWSQCEHHLLPFHGVVHIGYICGNGGVKRIGKQVLQSIVHFHGFKLQVQERLNRQIAETVSLLIGGGDVMVVIEASHTCMITRGIEKFGSSTATVAVLGRFSTDSRARGKFLESIPKFDTCSS; encoded by the exons ATGAGTTTTTCTATGTGCGCGATTCGAATGGAGGCTCTGTCGTTGGGTACTGCTGCTTCTGATGAGGGACACTTTCATGTTGATCTACgagacaacaacaacaacgcAGAAGAAGAATGCGCTGATAATTCTAACCTGGAAGAAGAAGGGGGTCTGGAAGAGACAGAATCTATTGCCATTCAGAAAGCTGTCAAAGTCTTGCTTCAAGGTCTGGGCGAAGATGTAACCCGAGAAGGCCTTAGGAAAACTCCTCTCCGCGTAGCCAAGGCTCTATTGGAAGGAACTAGAG gtTATACTCAGAAGGTGAAAGATATTGTTCAGGATGCCCTTTTCCCAGAAGCCGGAATAGAAAGAGGAATTGGAAACGCTGGAGGCTCTGGCGGCCTGGTTATTGTTCGAGATCTCCATCTCTTTTCTTACTGTGCTTCTTGTTTACTACCCTTTCATGTCAAGTGTCATGTCGGATACATCCCATCTTATAACCGTGTTTTAGGCTTAAGTAAACTGTCTAGGGTTGCTGATGTATTTGCTAAGCGGCTCCAGAATCCACAACGTCTGGCAGATCAAGTTTGCTACGCCTTGAACGATGGAATCAGCCCCTCCGGTGTTGCAGTCCTTCTTCAATGCTCGCACGTTCACTTCCCATTCTACAATGAAAATGCCGACGACCATAAGGGATGGGTTTATCAACAGGCTATTTCTGGTTCTGGGATTTTCGGGAATGAAAATGCAGATATTTGGGGTGACTTTCTCAGTCTTTTGAAGTTCAGAGGAGTTGTAGTAAATCTTGACAAGAGGAGGAAGATAACAACTCGGATAGGAGATAACTGGTGCCCGTCTCATCCTAAGATTGGACCAATCGATTCGACAATGACCATGGCTGTTGATTCGATACTCCGGGCATTAGGTGAAGATCCCACAAGAGAAGAGCTTCTTGGAACTCCTGCCCGTTTTGTGAAATGGCTGACCAACTTTAAAACCTACAACGTGGAgatgaaattggaaaatggggTTGTGAATGGCAGCAGCAACAACAGCACTAACTGCGATGAACTAGGTGTCTGCTCAGAGCTGAACATTCCGTTTTGGTCTCAATGTGAGCACCACCTCCTTCCATTTCATGGTGTTGTGCACATAGGGTATATCTGTGGGAATGGAGGAGTGAAACGAATTGGAAAACAAGTTCTGCAGTCAATAGTCCATTTTCATGGATTCAAGCTGCAAGTGCAGGAAAGGTTAAACAGACAGATAGCTGAGACAGTTTCTTTGTTGATCGGGGGAGGAGATGTGATGGTGGTGATAGAGGCTAGCCACACATGTATGATCACAAGAGGTATTGAGAAGTTTGGAAGCAGTACGGCTACAGTTGCTGTATTGGGTAGGTTTTCAACAGATTCAAGAGCAAGGGGTAAATTTCTGGAAAGCATTCCAAAATTCGATACTTGTTCTTCTTGA
- the LOC124913639 gene encoding cytochrome P450 CYP82D47-like: MEFLANLSAIAAGFLALLVFLISFGLIKSRTYAPTTNNSNSRPPPELSGSWPLIGHLFRLSSRVPLFQTFGSLADEYGPVFLFRLGIQPILVVSSWEAVKDCFTINDRALSARPETISSRILGYNGAAFGFSNGPYWREIRKLAVVELLSHRRLQMLSHFSVSEVETSIKELYRQWQRRPNDVVLISEWIEKLILNLIVTVIAGKRYNFDSAQDDQEAKHFRKVVKEFMFATGDIFWTDVVPLPIFKLIEIGKLRKTKRIMRDVDSIISSWVLEHVERNRTHKEEEEEEDRRDFIDVLLSTVNDINTHGHSPHTVIKATLMNLILAGSDTTSINLIWILSLLMNNKHILKKAQEEIESKIGKERWAEESDMKNLVYLQAIVKETLRLYPPGPLSVAHLAAEDCEVAGYKVHKGMRLTVNLWKLHRDPRIWEDPDEFRPERFMGTHVELDVTGHQYEYTPFGSGRRACPGLGFAMQVTHLVMARLLQGFDFATAGDEPVDMTEGFGLTLPKVNPLQLLITPRLSSKYYI, from the exons ATGGAATTTCTTGCTAATCTCTCAGCCATTGCTGCTGGATTTCTAGCTCTACTTGTTTTTCTAATCTCATTTGGCCTCATCAAATCAAGAACTTATGCCCCCACCACCAATAATAGTAATAGCAGGCCACCACCCGAGCTTTCCGGGTCGTGGCCTTTAATCGGTCATCTCTTCCGGTTAAGCTCCCGAGTCCCATTATTTCAGACCTTCGGATCCCTAGCAGATGAATACGGACCCGTCTTCTTATTCCGGTTAGGAATTCAGCCCATCCTGGTGGTGAGTAGTTGGGAAGCGGTCAAAGACTGCTTCACCATCAACGACCGTGCTCTATCTGCACGCCCGGAAACCATTTCCTCCAGGATTCTCGGTTACAACGGGGCGGCGTTCGGATTCAGCAACGGCCCTTACTGGCGAGAAATTCGAAAACTAGCGGTGGTTGAACTCCTATCACACCGTAGGCTTCAGATGCTGTCCCACTTCAGTGTATCGGAAGTGGAGACGAGCATCAAGGAGCTGTACCGACAATGGCAACGTCGACCCAACGACGTCGTGTTAATCAGCGAATGGATCGAGAAACTAATACTGAACTTGATCGTGACGGTGATCGCCGGGAAACGGTATAATTTCGACAGCGCCCAGGATGACCAAGAGGCGAAGCATTTCAGGAAGGTTGTAAAGGAATTCATGTTTGCGACAGGTGATATTTTCTGGACAGATGTGGTTCCTTTGCCAATATTTAAGCTGATTGAGATTGGGAAATTGAGGAAGACGAAGAGGATCATGAGGGACGTGGATTCCATTATTAGCAGTTGGGTTCTTGAACATGTTGAAAGAAACAGGACccataaagaagaagaagaagaagaagaccgcCGTGACTTCATTGACGTGCTGCTTTCGACTGTAAACGACATAAATACCCATGGCCATTCTCCTCATACTGTCATCAAGGCCACATTAATG AATCTGATTCTAGCTGGATCGGACACGACATCTATAAACCTGATTTGGATTCTATCTTTACTAATGAATAACAAACACATACTAAAGAAGGCCCAAGAAGAAATAGAATCGAAAATTGGAAAAGAAAGATGGGCAGAGGAATCAGACATGAAGAACTTAGTCTACTTACAAGCCATTGTGAAAGAGACCCTTCGTCTCTACCCTCCGGGACCGCTCTCAGTCGCGCACCTAGCCGCCGAGGACTGCGAAGTGGCCGGCTACAAAGTCCACAAAGGAATGAGGCTGACCGTGAACTTGTGGAAGCTTCATCGGGATCCACGAATCTGGGAGGATCCGGATGAGTTCCGTCCGGAGAGATTCATGGGTACCCATGTGGAGTTAGATGTAACCGGTCATCAATATGAGTATACACCATTCGGGTCGGGTCGAAGGGCATGTCCAGGGCTAGGGTTTGCTATGCAGGTGACCCACTTGGTTATGGCGCGTTTACTCCAAGGGTTCGATTTCGCCACCGCCGGAGATGAGCCTGTTGACATGACGGAAGGCTTTGGCTTGACTCTGCCTAAGGTTAACCCGCTCCAACTTCTTATCACGCCTCGTCTTTcttctaaatattatatatga
- the LOC124913640 gene encoding xanthotoxin 5-hydroxylase CYP82C4-like, translating to MMILECFAAIIFLSWLSLKFYKKSRANVMAPEPSGRWPIIGHLHLLAAAQVPAARTLGAMADKYGPIFSLQLGSHRAVVVSGRDAVKTCFTTHDSVFASRPPLSTGKHLGYDCAVFALAPYGPFWREIRKMVTLELLTNHRLNELRHVRESEVNALLKNLYEKRGMNAPLSEMLESMTMNIILRKLAGKRLHGEGEKENLREGRLLKEAIRKALYLSGLFVVSDAIPWLEWLDVGGILKSMKETFKEIDQVLQQWLQEHILKGNSNSVQSDFIDVMLSVMNEDELVYGHSRDTIIKATVLILILTGSESTAETMIWGFSLLLNNRHSLKFVQEELDRVVGKERWVQESDIENLTYLQAITKETLRLYPPGPLSGPRQALEDCHVGGYFIPKGTRLIVNIWKIQRDPEVWLDPEAFRPERFLEREFGYKGQQHEYMPFSSGRRMCPAVGFGLQVVHLTLARLVQGFDMKGPGQDQQLVDMTEGVGLALPKVHPLEVVLTPRLPTKLYQQL from the exons ATGATGATTCTGGAATGTTTTGCAGCAATTATTTTTCTGTCCTGGTTAAGTCTTAAATTCTACAAAAAATCTCGTGCTAATGTCATGGCACCTGAGCCATCCGGGCGGTGGCCCATCATAGGCCATCTCCACCTCCTGGCTGCAGCCCAAGTTCCTGCCGCCCGAACCCTCGGTGCCATGGCCGACAAATACGGCCCCATCTTCTCCCTTCAACTCGGTAGCCACCGAGCCGTCGTGGTCAGCGGTCGGGACGCAGTCAAAACGTGCTTCACAACCCACGACTCTGTTTTCGCGTCCCGTCCTCCTTTGTCCACGGGAAAACATTTGGGCTACGATTGTGCAGTCTTTGCCCTCGCCCCTTACGGACCGTTTTGGAGAGAGATCCGTAAAATGGTGACTTTGGAACTCCTGACGAACCACAGACTGAACGAGCTGAGGCACGTCAGGGAATCTGAAGTGAACGCACTTCTTAAGAACCTTTACGAGAAAAGAGGTATGAACGCACCCTTAAGCGAAATGTTGGAGTCCATGACAATGAACATAATTCTAAGGAAGTTGGCCGGAAAGCGACTTCACGGTGAAGGAGAAAAGGAGAATTTGAGAGAAGGGAGGCTTCTCAAGGAGGCAATAAGGAAGGCTCTTTACCTTAGTGGGTTGTTTGTAGTGTCCGATGCGATTCCATGGCTTGAGTGGTTGGATGTTGGGGGGATCTTAAAGTCAATGAAGGAAACCTTTAAGGAGATAGACCAAGTCCTTCAACAATGGCTACAAGAACACATTCTCAAGGGCAATTCCAACTCCGTTCAATCAGATTTCATCGATGTAATGTTGTCTGTAATGAATGAGGACGAGTTGGTATACGGCCATAGCAGAGATACCATAATCAAGGCAACGGTTTTG ATTCTAATATTAACGGGTTCGGAGAGCACGGCGGAGACGATGATATGGGGTTTTTCCTTATTGTTAAACAACCGTCACTCTTTAAAATTTGTCCAAGAAGAGCTCGACAGAGTGGTGGGAAAGGAGCGTTGGGTCCAAGAATCAGACATAGAGAATCTAACATATCTCCAAGCCATAACTAAGGAGACTCTACGGTTGTACCCTCCGGGTCCGCTATCCGGTCCTCGACAAGCCCTTGAGGATTGTCATGTGGGCGGGTATTTCATCCCAAAGGGTACCCGTTTGATTGTCAACATTTGGAAAATTCAGCGAGACCCGGAAGTTTGGTTGGATCCTGAGGCATTCCGTCCTGAGAGATTCCTCGAAAGAGAGTTCGGGTATAAAGGGCAGCAGCACGAGTACATGCCGTTCAGTTCGGGGAGGAGGATGTGTCCTGCGGTTGGGTTCGGGCTTCAAGTGGTGCATTTGACCTTGGCTCGACTTGTGCAAGGGTTCGATATGAAGGGTCCGGGCCAGGATCAACAACTGGTGGATATGACCGAAGGAGTTGGGTTGGCCTTGCCCAAGGTTCACCCACTTGAAGTTGTGTTGACACCTAGGCTTCCAACAAAGCTTTATCAACAActctaa